The proteins below are encoded in one region of Metabacillus dongyingensis:
- a CDS encoding glycoside hydrolase family 13 protein: MVNWWKQSTFYEIYMPSFKDGNGDGIGDFAGITSKLDYLKELGIDGLWLTPFYPSPKVDNGYDISEYKSIDPDYGTMEDFEVFIKEAHQRGIRVIADLVLNHTSTDHKWFQESKATKNHPKREWYIWRDEPNNWESFFGGSAWEYNEVTNQYYYHAFAKEQADLNWANPEVKQAMFDVMKFWLEKGVDGFRLDVINFLKVNDSFKDNPYDHEKNEQNHLYDKDQEGILRIITEIAKFVHQFPDKFLVGEVGSEDLKILKQYSGLNKLDVVFNFNIGSIGEFDSDKIFQQLEETEQVYHPAQIPTLFFSSHDISRHISRFGGDEDRAKLVAALMLTAKGVPFIYYGNEIGMRDWVADDIVKMKDVQGLMAYELEIQLNQSHEKALAAANEKSRDKSRTPMQWNSHSNIGFSEATPWITIPTHAYKINVENQQSDPNSMLSFYKRLLKLRKVHSSLSLGDYEFLRNENGMIYFVRKDQFEKILVILNFSDQSKSLNIAACFASDIEMLLSSKRTSLESGKVVTILANEAMILKGDIRDEPIK; the protein is encoded by the coding sequence ATGGTTAATTGGTGGAAACAATCGACTTTTTATGAAATCTATATGCCAAGCTTTAAAGACGGAAATGGCGATGGAATTGGTGATTTTGCTGGAATCACCTCTAAACTTGACTATCTAAAAGAGTTAGGGATTGATGGACTGTGGCTCACTCCCTTTTATCCTTCTCCAAAGGTCGATAACGGTTATGACATTTCCGAATACAAATCTATTGATCCTGATTATGGAACGATGGAGGATTTTGAGGTTTTCATTAAGGAAGCACATCAGCGTGGTATCCGAGTGATTGCCGATTTAGTTTTGAACCATACCTCAACTGATCATAAATGGTTCCAAGAGTCAAAGGCGACAAAGAATCATCCGAAACGTGAGTGGTATATTTGGAGAGATGAGCCGAACAATTGGGAATCGTTCTTTGGAGGCTCTGCATGGGAATATAATGAAGTGACAAACCAATATTATTACCACGCGTTTGCGAAGGAACAGGCTGATTTAAATTGGGCCAATCCTGAAGTGAAGCAAGCTATGTTTGATGTGATGAAATTTTGGCTTGAAAAGGGAGTCGATGGTTTCCGGCTTGATGTCATCAATTTCTTAAAGGTCAATGATTCTTTCAAAGACAATCCATATGACCATGAAAAGAATGAACAAAATCACTTATACGATAAAGACCAAGAAGGTATTTTACGGATTATTACAGAAATCGCCAAGTTTGTGCATCAGTTTCCCGATAAATTCCTTGTTGGTGAGGTTGGTTCCGAGGACCTGAAGATTCTAAAACAATATTCTGGTCTTAACAAATTAGATGTTGTCTTTAATTTTAATATCGGGAGTATCGGGGAGTTTGATTCGGATAAAATCTTTCAGCAATTAGAGGAAACGGAGCAAGTTTATCATCCAGCCCAAATTCCAACCTTGTTCTTTTCAAGTCATGATATATCTCGACATATTTCAAGGTTTGGCGGCGATGAGGACCGAGCCAAGCTAGTTGCTGCTTTGATGCTTACGGCGAAGGGTGTTCCTTTCATTTATTATGGCAATGAAATTGGGATGAGAGATTGGGTTGCCGATGACATCGTGAAAATGAAGGATGTCCAAGGATTAATGGCTTATGAGTTAGAAATTCAGTTAAACCAGTCGCATGAGAAGGCATTAGCTGCAGCTAATGAGAAATCGAGGGATAAGTCACGTACCCCGATGCAATGGAATTCACATTCTAATATAGGGTTTTCAGAGGCTACACCCTGGATTACAATTCCGACTCATGCTTACAAAATTAATGTTGAAAACCAGCAAAGTGATCCGAATTCAATGCTTTCTTTTTATAAAAGGCTGCTGAAGCTGCGAAAAGTACATTCTTCATTAAGTTTAGGGGATTATGAATTTTTACGTAATGAAAATGGAATGATCTATTTCGTAAGAAAAGATCAATTTGAAAAAATATTAGTTATCTTGAATTTTTCTGATCAATCAAAATCTCTCAATATAGCTGCCTGCTTTGCCTCGGATATAGAAATGCTGCTTTCATCAAAGCGAACGAGCTTAGAAAGTGGGAAAGTGGTAACAATTTTAGCAAATGAAGCAATGATCCTAAAGGGGGATATAAGAGATGAACCTATTAAGTAA
- a CDS encoding carbohydrate ABC transporter permease: MGGAKKNGLWLRYLIAIVLLLMMIFPYIYMVLNSFADWNQVDKKLIPTEYSLKSYQWLLGGGEALIPRPWVNAFFNSFIVSTGSTLLMMVSAVMVAYALAKIPFKGRDTINNFILFQMFFPAIILLIPTFLVIQKIGMYDSYWGMILPKAMSLWAVFMYTNFFKAIPDTFIEAAKLDGANEWQIMFKVVMPMSKSITTVIFLFLFMERWTELLWDMIVAKSDDMLTLNVLLSQMFGPYGGYPGPLYAASVILTMPILIIFLLFAKKFQEGMQFTLK; the protein is encoded by the coding sequence ATGGGTGGAGCTAAGAAAAATGGATTATGGTTACGTTACCTAATTGCCATTGTTCTCTTACTGATGATGATCTTTCCGTATATTTATATGGTGCTAAATTCTTTTGCTGATTGGAATCAAGTAGATAAGAAGCTAATTCCGACAGAATACTCTTTGAAATCGTATCAATGGCTGTTAGGCGGTGGAGAAGCACTAATTCCAAGGCCATGGGTGAATGCGTTTTTTAACAGTTTTATTGTCTCTACTGGTTCTACTTTGTTAATGATGGTTTCTGCGGTAATGGTTGCATATGCATTAGCAAAAATTCCGTTTAAAGGAAGAGACACCATTAATAACTTTATTTTATTTCAAATGTTCTTTCCGGCAATTATATTGCTGATCCCAACGTTCCTTGTCATTCAAAAAATCGGAATGTATGACTCATATTGGGGAATGATTTTGCCGAAAGCAATGAGTCTATGGGCTGTATTTATGTATACGAACTTTTTCAAGGCGATTCCAGACACGTTTATTGAAGCTGCAAAATTAGATGGTGCAAACGAATGGCAAATTATGTTCAAAGTCGTCATGCCAATGTCTAAATCGATTACTACTGTTATTTTCTTATTCCTGTTTATGGAAAGATGGACAGAACTATTATGGGATATGATAGTTGCAAAGAGTGACGATATGCTAACGCTGAATGTCCTTTTATCTCAAATGTTCGGTCCATATGGCGGATATCCAGGCCCGTTGTATGCCGCATCTGTAATATTAACAATGCCGATCTTAATTATTTTCTTGCTTTTCGCGAAAAAGTTCCAAGAAGGTATGCAATTTACACTTAAGTAA
- a CDS encoding MTP-1 family protein: MNLLSKGNTQTCEQLVEEFTSKAQPTNPEKIVFSGIGVNDVYNISAPFEDEGELVIAGRVESRDSEHSNVYFFVMKNGEWVPRENAPVLEMQDPFFTKIAGELVLGGVQIFPHPTLEGKLGWRTVFYKGRSIASLKEFAKGPDGMKDLRLVELEDGSIGVLTRPQGEKGGRGKIGWTRISSLSDLTIEVIDEAPLLEDQFIDEQWGGGNEAHLLANGLIGVLGHIASFDEEGNRHYYPMVFVLDPETGAFSDMELIATRSQFLPGPSKRPDLADVVFSGGLVRKSDGTADLYAGISDAEAQKITITDPFLPFEQKFSIKEKSK; encoded by the coding sequence ATGAACCTATTAAGTAAAGGAAACACTCAAACTTGTGAACAGCTAGTAGAGGAATTCACTTCTAAAGCTCAACCAACCAATCCAGAAAAAATTGTATTCTCTGGTATTGGTGTAAATGATGTCTATAATATCAGCGCACCGTTTGAAGATGAAGGGGAGCTTGTGATTGCAGGACGAGTTGAATCACGGGATAGTGAACACTCCAATGTTTATTTTTTTGTCATGAAAAACGGTGAGTGGGTGCCAAGAGAAAATGCACCTGTTCTTGAAATGCAAGATCCTTTCTTCACTAAAATAGCAGGAGAGTTAGTATTGGGAGGCGTTCAAATCTTCCCTCATCCAACACTCGAAGGAAAACTTGGCTGGCGAACAGTTTTTTATAAAGGCCGATCGATTGCTAGCTTAAAAGAGTTTGCTAAAGGCCCAGATGGAATGAAAGACCTTCGACTTGTGGAGCTTGAGGATGGAAGTATCGGTGTATTAACAAGACCTCAAGGAGAAAAAGGCGGAAGAGGAAAAATTGGGTGGACCCGTATCTCTTCATTATCTGATTTGACAATTGAAGTGATCGACGAAGCACCTTTACTTGAAGACCAGTTTATTGACGAACAATGGGGCGGTGGGAACGAAGCGCACCTTTTAGCTAATGGTCTCATAGGCGTACTTGGGCATATTGCATCTTTTGATGAGGAAGGAAACCGCCACTACTATCCAATGGTATTTGTACTTGATCCGGAAACAGGTGCATTTTCTGATATGGAGCTAATCGCAACAAGAAGCCAGTTCCTTCCTGGTCCATCGAAGCGCCCAGACTTAGCAGATGTTGTGTTTAGTGGGGGGTTAGTTCGAAAATCAGATGGCACGGCTGATCTTTATGCAGGCATTAGTGATGCTGAAGCTCAAAAAATCACCATAACCGATCCGTTTTTACCATTTGAGCAAAAATTCAGTATTAAGGAGAAATCAAAATGA
- a CDS encoding beta-mannosidase — MKINENWKIKQFDVGTARDLEVASPEYIDYFWMTASVPGDVHSTLIDRKLIEDPFYGHNDLKCQWVEENVWWYRNTFEFYDDVTKDDRYELIFEGLDTFATVYLNGVELGSTENMFISHTFEVARELKRGKNVLAIKFDPVHVHVKDKVQYYWSGFSKKRIWTRKAQSHYGWDWGPRLVTAGIWKDVHLKKRTFAKINNVFAKTKFISQDRAIVEVDVEVDSFRRLKDYELYVNLSYGEERFAAKVRVDRKKATAVLEVENPKLWWTHDIGTPHLYLLTVELFADGVKVDDRQKEFGIRTIEVLRKDEEGNHCFTFVLNGEKVFAKGANWIPIDSFIGAVPDSRYKHLIKMSKDANMNMLRVWGGGIYEKDVFYNECNRLGILVWQDFMFSCALYPDYNKNFMANVKEEIIHVVKRLRNHPSLALWCGNNENDWLYEALFSSGEISHPFYGEKIYHELMPELLEELDPTRLFWPSSPFGGNDHNSRDQGDTHNWQVWHGNIEPRTFGEPQTVDYSIEGLSFKNFKNDTTTFASEFGMHASSNRYTLERNIPKDQFFWGSEEMAYRNKDIHHPKGILLMEGYTGVPKDLDEYIAFSMLTQAEGLKYGIEHYRRNKPHTSGALFWQLNDCWPGTSWSVIDYYLLPKASYHYARKFYSPVLLTVDYIPGRDLSIWVVNDRLETYQDEIELAVYLFNGEKVFSKQWMVSIEANVSKQVAAVLEQDALGRLQPDEAVFVIRSKNDRTYENFYYFCDQKDLKLGDSELTVSIDQEKNELTVSANVLSRMVTIEMDMEQLVIEDNFFDLLPNESRTLRVAQAEGKEVPWETLRVKAINSVKPKGALL; from the coding sequence ATGAAAATAAATGAAAACTGGAAAATAAAACAATTTGATGTGGGGACTGCTCGTGACCTGGAAGTGGCTTCTCCTGAATATATTGATTATTTTTGGATGACAGCATCTGTACCTGGTGATGTTCATTCAACCTTAATTGACCGAAAATTGATTGAGGACCCTTTTTACGGACACAATGATCTCAAATGTCAGTGGGTAGAAGAAAACGTGTGGTGGTATCGCAACACCTTTGAGTTCTATGATGACGTCACGAAAGACGACCGCTATGAGTTGATCTTCGAGGGGCTTGATACGTTTGCTACGGTTTATTTAAACGGTGTAGAGCTAGGTTCAACAGAAAATATGTTTATTAGTCACACTTTTGAAGTGGCAAGGGAACTTAAGAGAGGAAAAAATGTTCTGGCCATAAAATTTGATCCAGTACATGTTCATGTAAAAGATAAGGTCCAATATTACTGGTCAGGATTCAGCAAGAAAAGGATATGGACACGAAAAGCTCAAAGTCATTATGGCTGGGACTGGGGCCCGCGCTTGGTTACTGCAGGGATTTGGAAAGATGTTCATTTAAAGAAAAGAACCTTTGCCAAAATCAATAATGTGTTTGCGAAAACAAAATTTATATCACAAGACAGAGCGATTGTCGAAGTGGATGTAGAAGTCGATTCTTTTAGGAGATTAAAAGATTATGAACTCTATGTAAATCTTTCCTATGGGGAAGAAAGGTTTGCAGCCAAAGTTAGAGTGGATCGCAAAAAAGCAACAGCTGTATTGGAAGTGGAAAATCCTAAGCTATGGTGGACACATGACATTGGGACGCCTCATCTTTATCTACTAACTGTTGAATTGTTTGCCGATGGTGTGAAAGTTGATGATAGACAGAAAGAGTTCGGGATTAGAACCATTGAAGTGCTTCGAAAAGATGAGGAAGGAAATCATTGTTTTACCTTTGTTTTAAATGGAGAAAAGGTATTTGCGAAAGGCGCTAATTGGATTCCGATTGATAGTTTCATTGGAGCAGTCCCGGATTCTCGTTATAAGCATTTAATCAAGATGTCCAAAGACGCGAATATGAATATGCTTCGCGTATGGGGCGGCGGCATCTATGAAAAAGATGTGTTTTATAACGAGTGTAATCGACTTGGCATTTTAGTCTGGCAGGATTTTATGTTTTCATGTGCTCTTTACCCCGATTACAATAAGAATTTTATGGCTAATGTCAAAGAGGAAATTATTCATGTTGTTAAAAGGCTTCGGAATCATCCTAGCTTGGCTTTATGGTGCGGCAACAATGAAAATGACTGGCTGTATGAAGCGTTGTTTTCGTCAGGGGAAATTAGCCATCCTTTTTACGGTGAAAAAATCTATCATGAATTAATGCCGGAATTGTTAGAAGAACTCGATCCAACTCGCTTGTTTTGGCCAAGTTCCCCATTTGGAGGAAATGACCACAATTCTAGAGACCAGGGAGATACACATAATTGGCAAGTTTGGCATGGTAATATTGAACCGAGAACATTTGGGGAGCCCCAGACGGTGGATTATAGTATCGAAGGGCTGTCGTTTAAAAATTTTAAAAATGATACCACAACCTTTGCAAGTGAATTTGGTATGCACGCTTCTTCCAATCGCTATACATTAGAGCGAAATATCCCTAAGGACCAATTTTTCTGGGGAAGCGAAGAAATGGCTTACCGCAATAAAGATATCCATCATCCAAAAGGAATTTTGTTAATGGAAGGATATACAGGAGTTCCGAAGGATTTAGATGAGTACATTGCTTTTTCAATGTTAACGCAGGCAGAAGGATTGAAATATGGAATCGAACATTATCGACGGAATAAACCACATACAAGCGGCGCACTATTTTGGCAGCTTAACGACTGCTGGCCGGGTACAAGCTGGTCCGTCATCGACTATTATTTATTGCCTAAGGCTTCCTATCATTATGCCAGAAAATTCTACAGCCCAGTTCTATTGACAGTGGATTATATCCCAGGGAGAGATTTATCTATTTGGGTTGTTAATGATCGCTTAGAAACCTATCAGGACGAAATTGAGCTGGCTGTTTATCTATTTAATGGTGAAAAAGTATTTTCAAAGCAATGGATGGTTTCAATTGAGGCAAATGTGTCGAAACAAGTGGCAGCAGTTTTAGAACAAGATGCTTTAGGCAGACTTCAACCAGATGAAGCTGTTTTCGTCATCCGCTCAAAGAATGATAGAACCTATGAAAACTTCTATTATTTCTGCGATCAAAAGGATTTGAAACTTGGTGATTCGGAATTAACAGTCTCCATAGACCAAGAGAAAAATGAGTTGACCGTTTCCGCAAATGTGCTATCGCGGATGGTAACGATTGAAATGGATATGGAGCAATTGGTAATCGAGGATAATTTCTTTGACCTACTTCCTAATGAGAGCAGAACTCTTAGGGTCGCGCAGGCAGAGGGAAAAGAAGTTCCTTGGGAGACTTTGAGAGTCAAGGCTATTAATAGTGTGAAACCAAAGGGGGCGTTATTATGA
- a CDS encoding glycoside hydrolase family 130 protein: protein MNVYRYEENPLVTPAHVKPHRPDFEVIGAFNAGIATYNDEIIMLLRVAERPISDDLNIVKAPIYRPQTNELEIIDFNLNDPAYDFSDPRVIRENGDKQGFKYLTSLSYLRIARSKDGHQFTIDDNPFVYPSNELETFGIEDPRITQIEDTYYIYFSAISPVGVGESMVSTKDFVTTEHHGMIFAPENKDVLIFPEKINGKYYAIHRPVPKSVGEPEMWIAESTNLLHWGNHKHLLGLREGMWDSARMGGGAVPFKTKKGWLELYHGATKDHRYCMGAVLLDLEDPTKVIARSDQPILEPETDYEVEGFFGNVVFSCGAIVEGDVVKMFYGVADTSMACAELSLQEILDSLTYIK, encoded by the coding sequence ATGAACGTATATAGATATGAAGAGAACCCATTGGTCACACCAGCACATGTAAAACCGCATCGACCTGATTTTGAAGTGATTGGTGCCTTTAATGCAGGGATTGCAACATATAATGATGAAATTATTATGCTGCTCCGTGTTGCTGAACGACCAATTAGTGATGATTTAAATATTGTAAAAGCACCTATTTATCGCCCGCAAACGAATGAACTAGAGATTATAGATTTTAATTTAAATGATCCTGCTTATGATTTCTCTGATCCGCGTGTGATTCGGGAAAATGGCGATAAACAAGGTTTTAAGTACTTAACTTCTTTGTCGTATTTACGTATTGCACGAAGCAAAGATGGTCATCAGTTCACCATTGATGACAACCCATTTGTTTACCCATCCAATGAATTAGAAACCTTTGGAATTGAAGACCCGCGGATTACACAAATAGAAGATACCTATTATATTTACTTTAGTGCTATTTCACCAGTAGGCGTTGGAGAATCAATGGTTTCCACTAAAGATTTTGTAACTACTGAACATCATGGTATGATTTTTGCGCCGGAAAACAAAGATGTTTTAATCTTCCCTGAAAAAATAAACGGAAAATATTATGCCATTCATCGTCCAGTACCGAAAAGTGTCGGAGAGCCAGAGATGTGGATTGCTGAATCGACCAATCTCTTACACTGGGGAAATCACAAGCATTTGCTAGGATTACGTGAAGGTATGTGGGATAGTGCGCGTATGGGCGGAGGAGCTGTTCCTTTTAAAACGAAAAAAGGCTGGCTTGAGCTTTACCATGGTGCAACCAAAGACCATCGCTATTGTATGGGAGCTGTATTACTTGATTTAGAAGATCCGACAAAGGTCATTGCTCGCTCCGATCAACCGATTCTAGAACCTGAAACTGATTATGAAGTAGAAGGGTTCTTTGGAAATGTAGTCTTTTCATGCGGGGCCATCGTTGAAGGCGATGTTGTCAAAATGTTTTACGGTGTTGCAGACACATCGATGGCTTGTGCTGAATTAAGCTTACAAGAAATTCTTGATTCATTGACTTATATTAAATAG
- a CDS encoding carbohydrate ABC transporter permease codes for MSTKQGRMGWLFASPYLLYAIVFFLIPLVWSLFLSMTDWNLIAPTFSFVGLENYAEAFRSAGVQSAFFVTFKFMAVFVPLVIASSIIVALIVQGLPKFKGLFLIGFFLPYLASGVVSSLIIKGLLSYNSPINEFLRNAFGLDINWLGSPFGALFVVAVIIAWKFTGYYALILTSGFESINKEVYEAAMIDGVNGWQRFWKITFPLLYPALFTVLILSIGVTFGIFTEVYQLTGGGPNFATNTWQMEIFTRAFSNLQAGYASAIAIIASVVTFISIFIIRKLLEMWGKRYGWS; via the coding sequence ATGAGCACAAAACAAGGAAGGATGGGCTGGCTTTTTGCCAGTCCTTATCTTTTATATGCAATCGTTTTCTTTCTAATACCACTCGTGTGGTCACTGTTTTTATCTATGACTGATTGGAATTTAATTGCACCAACTTTTAGTTTTGTTGGATTAGAAAATTATGCAGAGGCTTTTCGAAGTGCTGGTGTCCAAAGTGCTTTTTTCGTGACCTTTAAATTTATGGCTGTTTTTGTGCCATTAGTTATTGCTTCTTCAATTATTGTGGCCCTAATCGTTCAGGGATTACCAAAATTTAAAGGGCTGTTTTTAATTGGATTTTTCCTGCCGTACTTAGCTTCCGGAGTTGTTTCCTCACTGATCATAAAAGGACTATTATCTTACAACAGTCCGATTAATGAATTTTTGCGTAATGCCTTTGGCTTGGATATTAACTGGCTTGGTTCACCATTTGGAGCACTCTTCGTTGTAGCGGTGATTATCGCCTGGAAATTCACCGGATACTATGCGCTGATTTTGACATCCGGGTTTGAGAGCATTAATAAGGAAGTATATGAAGCGGCGATGATTGATGGGGTAAATGGTTGGCAGCGTTTTTGGAAGATTACTTTTCCGCTCCTTTACCCTGCTTTATTTACGGTTTTAATTTTATCGATTGGTGTTACGTTTGGTATTTTCACTGAGGTTTATCAATTAACAGGCGGAGGACCAAATTTTGCAACCAATACATGGCAAATGGAGATTTTCACAAGAGCGTTCTCAAATCTTCAAGCAGGTTATGCTTCAGCGATTGCGATTATTGCTTCCGTTGTAACGTTTATTTCGATTTTTATCATTCGAAAACTCTTAGAAATGTGGGGAAAACGATATGGGTGGAGCTAA